A genomic window from Ruminiclostridium cellulolyticum H10 includes:
- a CDS encoding GntR family transcriptional regulator: MAKLGYDESDNLVNSLRGRVFNKLRKQILTGAYKPGDSLIELRLSEELGVSRTPIREAIRQLELEGLVTSIPNKGAVVKGVTDQDVEDIFTIRTMIEGLAARWAAEKITEEEIVELKEALEFEEFFTIKNDAEHLMKYDSRFHDIIFRACKSRPLMHMLSTFHHYIQNARNNSFETPGRPAKALDEHRAIFEAISRKDGETAEKLTVEHIRNASRIFHQKHQK; encoded by the coding sequence ATGGCTAAGCTGGGCTACGATGAAAGTGATAATTTAGTAAATTCATTAAGGGGCAGGGTTTTCAATAAGCTTCGAAAGCAGATTCTGACAGGAGCGTATAAACCCGGAGACAGTCTGATAGAATTACGTCTTTCGGAGGAGCTTGGAGTAAGCAGAACCCCTATACGTGAAGCTATCAGACAGCTTGAACTTGAAGGTCTTGTAACATCCATACCAAACAAGGGTGCGGTTGTAAAGGGAGTAACCGATCAGGATGTAGAAGATATATTCACTATCAGGACAATGATTGAAGGCCTTGCTGCAAGATGGGCAGCTGAAAAAATTACTGAGGAAGAGATTGTTGAACTTAAGGAAGCCCTTGAATTTGAGGAGTTCTTTACGATAAAAAATGATGCAGAGCATCTTATGAAGTATGACTCCAGGTTTCACGATATTATTTTCAGAGCATGCAAGAGCAGGCCCTTGATGCATATGCTGAGTACTTTTCATCATTATATACAAAATGCCAGAAACAATTCATTTGAGACGCCGGGCAGACCGGCAAAAGCACTTGACGAACACCGTGCAATATTTGAGGCAATAAGCAGAAAAGATGGAGAAACTGCTGAAAAACTGACGGTTGAACATATCAGAAACGCCAGCAGGATATTCCATCAAAAGCATCAAAAATAA
- a CDS encoding aconitate hydratase, with protein sequence MGLNLAQKIIKNHLVSGEMVAGSEISIKIDQTLTQDSTGTMAYLQFEAIGIPRVKTKKSVAYIDHNTLQAGFENADDHKYIQTVTSKHGVYFSKPGNGICHQVQLERFGVPGMTLLGSDSHTPTGGGIGMLAIGAGGLDVAVAMGGGPYYLTMPKVCKVELKGQLNPWSTAKDIILEVLRVMSVKGGVGKVVEYAGEGIKTLTVPERATITNMGAELGATTSIFPSDDVTLKFLKAQGREQDWVELLPDADAVYEEHIVIDLSTIEPMAAKPHSPDNVEKISSIGKIKVDQVAIGSCTNSSYMDMMKVAAILKGKTINPNVSLVIAPGSKQVLTMLAQNGALADMVAAGARILESACGPCIGMGQAPCSDAVSLRTFNRNFEGRSGTTSAKVYLVSPEVAAASALTGVLTDPRELGEAPKIEMPKEFVINDNLVIEPAPEGSNVEVVRGPNIKPFPLNKALSDKVEGKALIKVGDNITTDHIMPSNAKLLPFRSNVPYLAEFCLTPCDPEFPERAKANGGGFIIGGSNYGQGSSREHAALAPLQLGIKGVIAKSFARIHMANLINSGIIPMTFENEADYDTIDMNDELVIGNAIEQVKNADTIVVKNLTKNTQFNVKVTLSDRQVQMILAGGLLNYTKVNNG encoded by the coding sequence ATGGGTTTGAATTTGGCACAAAAAATAATCAAGAATCATCTGGTTAGCGGAGAAATGGTAGCAGGCAGTGAAATCTCTATAAAAATTGACCAGACGCTGACACAGGATTCTACCGGAACAATGGCTTATTTGCAGTTTGAAGCTATTGGGATTCCAAGGGTTAAGACTAAAAAATCAGTTGCATATATCGATCACAACACTTTACAGGCAGGTTTTGAAAATGCTGATGACCACAAGTATATACAGACTGTTACTTCAAAGCATGGTGTATACTTTTCAAAGCCCGGAAACGGCATATGTCATCAGGTGCAGCTAGAACGTTTCGGTGTACCGGGTATGACACTACTGGGATCTGACAGCCATACGCCAACCGGAGGCGGAATAGGAATGCTTGCGATAGGAGCCGGCGGTCTTGATGTTGCCGTTGCAATGGGCGGCGGACCATACTATCTGACCATGCCCAAGGTCTGTAAGGTTGAGCTAAAAGGACAGCTCAATCCATGGTCTACTGCAAAAGACATAATATTGGAAGTTTTAAGAGTAATGTCTGTTAAGGGCGGAGTAGGAAAGGTTGTTGAGTATGCAGGAGAGGGTATAAAGACTCTTACTGTACCTGAAAGAGCAACTATTACAAATATGGGTGCCGAGCTTGGAGCAACAACTTCAATTTTCCCAAGCGACGATGTAACTCTGAAATTCCTTAAGGCTCAGGGAAGAGAACAGGATTGGGTTGAGCTTCTGCCTGACGCTGATGCTGTATATGAAGAACATATCGTTATTGATCTGTCAACTATAGAGCCAATGGCAGCAAAACCACACAGCCCTGACAATGTAGAAAAGATATCATCTATCGGAAAAATAAAAGTTGATCAGGTAGCAATCGGAAGCTGTACGAACTCTTCATACATGGACATGATGAAGGTCGCTGCAATATTAAAGGGCAAGACTATAAATCCTAATGTCAGTCTGGTAATTGCACCCGGTTCAAAACAGGTATTAACCATGCTCGCTCAAAACGGTGCATTGGCGGATATGGTTGCAGCCGGAGCCAGAATTCTGGAGTCTGCATGTGGTCCATGTATCGGTATGGGACAGGCGCCTTGCTCCGATGCAGTTTCACTGAGAACCTTTAACAGAAACTTTGAAGGAAGAAGTGGAACTACTTCTGCAAAGGTTTATCTGGTAAGTCCTGAAGTTGCTGCTGCAAGTGCACTTACAGGTGTATTAACCGACCCCAGAGAGCTGGGAGAGGCTCCTAAGATAGAAATGCCTAAAGAGTTTGTTATAAATGATAATCTGGTTATAGAACCTGCTCCGGAAGGAAGCAATGTTGAGGTTGTGAGAGGTCCGAATATCAAGCCTTTCCCTCTTAACAAAGCACTCTCGGATAAAGTTGAGGGTAAAGCTCTGATAAAGGTTGGAGACAATATAACTACCGACCACATAATGCCTTCAAATGCAAAACTGTTACCTTTCAGGTCAAATGTTCCTTACCTTGCTGAATTCTGTCTGACTCCTTGTGATCCTGAATTCCCCGAAAGAGCAAAGGCAAATGGCGGAGGATTTATAATCGGAGGTTCAAACTACGGACAGGGCTCAAGTAGAGAACATGCGGCTCTTGCACCATTACAGCTTGGAATTAAGGGTGTTATTGCAAAATCCTTTGCTAGAATTCATATGGCTAACCTAATAAACTCGGGAATCATACCAATGACTTTTGAAAACGAAGCAGATTACGATACAATAGATATGAATGACGAGCTTGTAATAGGTAATGCGATAGAACAGGTTAAAAATGCCGATACTATAGTAGTTAAGAATCTTACAAAGAATACACAGTTCAATGTAAAGGTTACCTTGTCTGATAGACAGGTTCAGATGATTCTCGCAGGCGGATTGCTTAACTATACAAAAGTAAACAATGGCTAA
- a CDS encoding 2-isopropylmalate synthase: MIEFNKKSNTLEQTQYKYALQDISEPNLYRDIYNYDDVPKCAFNHRKVPMYPADEIWITDTTFRDGQQSRAPYTVEQIVKLYKYLHQLGGPKGLIRQTEFFLYSDKDKEAVYKCMELGYDFPEITSWIRASKSDFKLAKEMGMKETGFLVSCSDYHIFRKLKMTRKQAMENYLSVIKEAINVGIRPRCHLEDITRADFYGFVIPFALELRKLMDESGVPIKIRACDTMGYGVSYPGVALPRSVPGIIYGLKHHAGFPSELLEWHGHNDFYKAVSNSSTAWLYGCSAVNCSLLGIGERTGNTPLEAMVFEYASLRGTTDGMDTRIITEIAEYYEKELDYEIPPRTPFIGKNFNVTQAGIHADGLLKDEEIYNIFNTDKLLNRPIGVAITQTSGLAGIALWINNYFRFRGNDLIDKKDERVGKIKEWIDAQYQAGRITSISNNEMLKGIREIAPDIIPS, from the coding sequence ATGATAGAATTTAATAAAAAATCCAATACATTGGAACAAACTCAGTACAAGTATGCACTTCAGGACATTTCAGAGCCAAACTTATATAGAGATATATACAATTATGACGATGTTCCCAAGTGTGCATTCAATCACCGTAAAGTACCTATGTATCCTGCTGATGAGATATGGATAACTGATACTACTTTCAGAGACGGTCAACAGTCACGTGCACCATATACGGTAGAACAGATTGTTAAGCTTTATAAATATCTTCATCAGTTGGGTGGCCCTAAGGGTTTAATCCGCCAGACCGAGTTTTTTCTGTACAGTGACAAGGATAAGGAAGCTGTATACAAGTGTATGGAATTAGGATATGATTTCCCGGAAATAACCAGCTGGATCAGAGCTTCAAAAAGTGATTTCAAACTGGCAAAGGAAATGGGAATGAAAGAAACCGGTTTTTTGGTAAGCTGTTCCGACTATCATATATTCAGAAAGCTAAAAATGACCAGAAAACAGGCTATGGAGAATTATCTCAGTGTTATTAAGGAAGCTATAAATGTCGGTATCAGACCGAGATGCCATCTGGAAGATATAACAAGAGCTGATTTTTACGGATTTGTAATTCCGTTTGCACTGGAACTTAGAAAATTGATGGATGAAAGCGGAGTACCTATAAAGATTAGGGCTTGCGATACAATGGGATATGGTGTTTCATATCCGGGTGTTGCACTGCCAAGAAGTGTTCCCGGTATAATTTATGGTCTCAAACACCACGCAGGCTTCCCTAGTGAATTACTTGAATGGCATGGTCACAATGATTTTTACAAAGCTGTAAGCAACTCCTCTACAGCGTGGTTGTATGGTTGCTCGGCAGTTAACTGCTCGCTACTGGGTATTGGAGAGAGAACAGGTAATACTCCTCTTGAAGCAATGGTATTTGAATATGCATCCCTGAGGGGAACAACTGACGGTATGGATACAAGAATTATTACTGAAATTGCAGAATACTATGAAAAAGAGCTTGATTATGAAATTCCTCCAAGAACACCGTTTATAGGAAAGAACTTCAATGTTACTCAGGCAGGTATTCATGCGGATGGACTTTTGAAGGATGAGGAGATATATAATATTTTCAATACTGACAAGCTGCTTAACAGACCAATAGGCGTTGCAATAACTCAGACATCAGGTCTTGCAGGTATTGCACTGTGGATTAATAATTATTTCAGATTCAGAGGAAATGATTTGATTGATAAAAAAGATGAACGAGTTGGGAAAATAAAGGAGTGGATAGATGCCCAGTACCAGGCAGGCAGAATTACATCTATCAGTAATAATGAAATGCTTAAAGGTATAAGGGAAATTGCACCTGATATTATTCCTTCATAA
- a CDS encoding IS3 family transposase (programmed frameshift): MKKRRTFTPEQKTKIVLEVLKEAQTLTEIAAKYEIQPNQLTRWKSEFIKNANRAFSDDADETEQLKQVHEAQIDELHRQIGQLTVERNWLKKKLNNSASRQSRQSMVDKKHKKLTITRQCQLLGLNRSTLYYQPHEPDRSEEYRIKWLIDEIYTRDSSLGYRRMTHILHRDHGININKKRTRRYMREMNIYGICPGPNLSKRGRLKYVHPYLLRGLTIDRPNQVWSVDITYCRMPKGHMYLAAIIDWHSKYIVGYELSNTMDKSLVLNLVKRTITAHGKPEIINSDQGSQFTCEDYINLLKENNIKVSMDGKGQALDNICIERFWRSLKWEKLYLEEYSTPKQLRNIIQEYIAYYNIYRPHQTLEYRTPGEVYYRTLAEKTA; this comes from the exons ATGAAAAAGAGAAGAACTTTTACCCCTGAACAGAAAACCAAAATAGTCCTCGAAGTCTTAAAAGAGGCACAAACATTGACAGAGATCGCTGCTAAGTACGAAATCCAACCAAATCAGCTTACGCGTTGGAAATCTGAGTTCATAAAGAATGCCAACCGTGCTTTCAGTGATGATGCTGATGAAACCGAACAATTGAAGCAGGTACATGAAGCTCAGATTGACGAGCTTCACAGGCAAATAGGTCAGTTAACCGTAGAGCGTAACTGGCTCAAAAAAAAA CTGAACAATTCGGCCTCCCGACAGAGCCGCCAAAGCATGGTGGATAAAAAACATAAAAAGCTGACCATTACTCGACAGTGCCAGTTGCTAGGGCTTAATCGGAGTACGCTTTACTATCAGCCGCACGAACCTGATCGCAGCGAAGAATACCGTATTAAATGGCTTATTGATGAAATCTATACGAGAGACTCTTCACTTGGGTATCGGCGTATGACGCATATCCTTCATAGGGATCATGGCATAAACATCAACAAGAAGCGTACCCGCCGTTATATGAGGGAAATGAACATTTATGGAATCTGCCCAGGACCCAACCTAAGTAAACGGGGCCGATTGAAGTATGTCCATCCATATCTTCTCAGAGGGCTTACAATTGATAGGCCTAATCAGGTATGGTCAGTGGATATTACCTATTGTCGGATGCCCAAAGGTCATATGTATTTAGCAGCTATCATCGATTGGCATTCCAAATATATCGTCGGTTATGAATTATCCAATACCATGGATAAAAGTCTTGTCCTCAATCTGGTGAAAAGGACTATCACAGCACATGGGAAACCCGAAATTATTAACAGTGATCAAGGATCCCAGTTTACCTGTGAAGATTATATAAATCTTTTGAAAGAGAACAACATAAAAGTATCAATGGATGGAAAAGGTCAAGCCCTTGATAATATCTGTATTGAACGCTTCTGGCGCAGTCTGAAATGGGAGAAGTTATATCTTGAGGAATATTCCACACCTAAGCAATTACGTAACATTATTCAGGAGTATATAGCTTATTACAACATTTACCGTCCACATCAGACCTTAGAGTATAGGACACCAGGAGAAGTTTATTATAGAACCCTAGCAGAAAAAACTGCCTAA
- a CDS encoding methyl-accepting chemotaxis protein has product MKKTEERKSTNLYGIGALVSIVLCVIGGIISGKAVFAVYTFFACLASCITFIILSGLQYKKTIKRFSTDIDGFKSGDFSRMIEPKQYGILGFVASVVNLVISDIRSLVESFFNLSLSITQASRKVTSTAENASTAIEEISKTIDEIAKGASSQAAEAQMGVQVVDKLSDQINFVYESYTGITNETNKIIDLNTVGLKAVTTLRDKSKETYETSEKIFAVVEKLTNTTKDIGLFVESIENIAEQTNLLALNAAIEAARAGEAGKGFAVVADEVRKLADQSRKSTEEINNMMESIQEESALAISSMEIMKKVSQEQNFAVDKTNSSFSDIANAIDFIVSKINDVNEAVIKMQTDKSEVISSIENISSVSQQTAASSEEVAATTENQLKVIDEMKIASESLNQLVKQLDNKLKKYKLR; this is encoded by the coding sequence ATGAAAAAAACTGAGGAAAGAAAAAGTACCAATTTATATGGTATTGGTGCTTTAGTTAGTATTGTTTTATGTGTTATAGGGGGGATCATCAGCGGGAAGGCTGTATTTGCAGTTTATACCTTCTTTGCCTGTCTTGCATCCTGTATAACCTTTATTATTCTTTCGGGGTTACAGTACAAAAAGACTATCAAAAGATTTTCTACAGATATTGACGGATTCAAATCCGGGGACTTTTCACGAATGATTGAGCCAAAGCAATATGGAATTCTTGGCTTCGTCGCTTCTGTAGTTAATCTGGTAATAAGTGATATTCGTTCTCTTGTGGAAAGTTTCTTTAATCTCTCCTTATCTATAACACAAGCATCCAGAAAAGTAACTTCTACTGCTGAAAATGCATCTACCGCTATTGAAGAAATCTCAAAAACTATTGACGAAATAGCAAAAGGTGCATCCTCACAGGCCGCTGAAGCCCAAATGGGTGTTCAAGTAGTTGATAAACTTTCTGATCAGATTAATTTTGTTTATGAAAGCTATACCGGAATTACAAATGAAACCAACAAAATTATTGATTTGAATACTGTAGGTCTAAAAGCAGTTACTACCCTTAGAGACAAGTCAAAAGAGACATATGAGACTTCTGAAAAAATATTTGCAGTTGTTGAAAAGCTTACTAACACAACAAAGGATATTGGTCTCTTTGTTGAATCTATAGAAAACATAGCTGAGCAAACCAACCTCCTTGCTCTCAATGCTGCTATCGAAGCTGCCAGAGCCGGAGAAGCAGGAAAAGGTTTTGCAGTAGTTGCAGATGAAGTCCGTAAGCTTGCCGATCAAAGCAGAAAGTCAACCGAAGAGATAAATAACATGATGGAGAGTATTCAGGAAGAATCCGCATTAGCCATATCTTCAATGGAAATAATGAAAAAGGTTTCACAGGAACAAAATTTTGCTGTTGATAAGACAAACAGCTCTTTCAGTGATATTGCAAATGCTATTGATTTTATAGTTTCAAAAATCAATGATGTAAACGAGGCAGTTATTAAAATGCAAACAGATAAGAGCGAAGTAATCAGTTCAATAGAAAATATATCATCTGTGTCCCAGCAGACAGCAGCTTCAAGCGAGGAAGTTGCCGCTACTACCGAAAATCAGCTTAAGGTTATTGATGAAATGAAGATTGCTTCAGAAAGCTTGAATCAGTTGGTTAAGCAATTGGATAACAAGCTCAAGAAATACAAACTAAGATAG
- the purD gene encoding phosphoribosylamine--glycine ligase — translation MKVLVVGGGGREHTIVWKLSQSPKISKLYCAPGNGGISGLAECVPIKAMDMDEIVKFSKENKVDMVVVAPDDPLAAGLVDKLTEAGVRAFGPVKAAAIIEGSKAFSKDLMKKYNIPTAGYMVFDNCTEALQYLDTCSAPIVVKADGLALGKGVIIAKTIQEAREAVKGMMNDKIFGEAGSRVVIEEFIQGPEVSILAFTDGKTIVPMVSSQDHKRVFDNDQGPNTGGMGTFSPSPLYDKKLNDYCMKEIFTPTVEAMNKEGRKFKGVLYFGLMITKDGPKVLEYNARFGDPETQVVLPRLKTDLLVIFEAIIDERLCDIHIKWDDNSAVCVIAASGGYPRKYSTGLEISGIDNAEANGETIVFHSGTSCKDGKYYTAGGRVLGVTAVESTMDKAIEKAYAGIEKIQFEGMHYRKDIGRK, via the coding sequence ATGAAGGTTCTTGTAGTCGGAGGGGGAGGAAGAGAGCATACTATTGTATGGAAGCTTTCACAAAGCCCTAAAATAAGTAAATTATATTGTGCACCGGGCAACGGCGGAATTTCCGGACTTGCAGAATGTGTTCCCATAAAAGCAATGGACATGGACGAAATAGTAAAGTTTTCCAAAGAAAATAAGGTAGATATGGTTGTAGTTGCACCGGATGACCCTCTTGCAGCCGGGCTGGTTGACAAGCTGACTGAAGCAGGTGTAAGGGCTTTTGGACCTGTAAAGGCAGCTGCTATAATCGAAGGAAGCAAGGCGTTTTCGAAGGATTTAATGAAGAAATATAACATACCTACGGCAGGCTATATGGTATTTGACAACTGCACAGAAGCCCTGCAATATCTTGATACCTGTTCGGCTCCTATTGTCGTAAAGGCTGATGGTCTGGCACTTGGAAAGGGCGTCATAATAGCTAAGACCATACAGGAAGCAAGGGAAGCCGTTAAGGGTATGATGAACGATAAGATTTTTGGAGAAGCAGGCAGCAGAGTTGTAATTGAAGAATTCATTCAGGGGCCTGAGGTTTCCATTCTGGCATTTACAGACGGAAAAACAATTGTCCCAATGGTTTCCTCACAGGATCACAAGCGTGTTTTTGACAATGACCAGGGACCAAATACAGGTGGTATGGGGACTTTTTCTCCAAGTCCCCTTTATGATAAGAAGCTAAATGACTACTGCATGAAGGAAATATTTACACCCACAGTTGAAGCTATGAACAAGGAAGGACGTAAATTCAAAGGAGTACTTTATTTTGGGCTGATGATAACAAAGGACGGCCCAAAAGTACTGGAGTATAATGCCCGTTTTGGTGATCCCGAAACACAGGTTGTACTTCCTAGGTTAAAAACTGACCTTTTAGTCATTTTCGAAGCAATCATTGATGAAAGACTCTGCGATATACATATAAAGTGGGACGACAATTCGGCTGTCTGCGTAATCGCTGCTTCCGGAGGTTACCCGAGAAAATATTCTACAGGACTTGAAATCAGTGGTATCGACAATGCTGAAGCAAACGGTGAAACAATAGTGTTCCACTCGGGTACGTCCTGTAAAGACGGTAAGTATTATACTGCCGGAGGACGTGTGCTGGGAGTTACGGCGGTTGAATCAACAATGGATAAGGCTATCGAAAAGGCATATGCCGGAATTGAAAAAATACAGTTTGAGGGTATGCATTATAGAAAAGACATCGGAAGAAAGTAA
- the purH gene encoding bifunctional phosphoribosylaminoimidazolecarboxamide formyltransferase/IMP cyclohydrolase: MIKRALISVSDKTGIVEFASALASKGIEIISTGGTAKALSAAGLKVINISDITGFPECLDGRVKTLHPKVHAGLLAIRSNEEHMKQIKELGVETIDMVIINLYPFKQTILKGNVELEEAIENIDIGGPTMLRAAAKNYQDVAVIVDPADYKNVLNEMNESGDVSVKTKFRLAYKVFEHTSHYDTLIAKYLRDTLGDIDFPETLSLTYEKAQDMRYGENPHQKAVFYKEVGANTGLLPSAVQLHGKELSFNNINDTNGAIELVKEFDEPTVVAVKHTNPCGVGSADNIYDAYMRAYESDPVSIFGGIIAANREIDAKTAEEINKIFVEIVVAPSFTEDALAVLTQKKNVRLLKLENITDEISPDAYDMKKVAGGLLVQKYNSQLFNQEDLKCVTDVQPTKEQMEDLVFAMKVVKHTKSNAITLAKGKMTIGVGPGQTNRIVPTKVSIEYAGERSQGAVMASDAYFPFSDCVEAAAAAGIKAIIQPGGSIRDQESIDACNKYGIAMVFTGMRHFKH, translated from the coding sequence ATGATTAAGCGTGCATTAATAAGTGTTTCAGACAAAACAGGTATTGTTGAGTTTGCATCTGCTCTGGCTTCCAAGGGTATAGAGATAATTTCCACAGGAGGAACTGCAAAAGCTCTTTCAGCTGCCGGGCTAAAGGTTATAAACATATCTGACATAACAGGTTTCCCGGAATGTCTTGATGGAAGGGTAAAAACTCTTCACCCAAAAGTACATGCAGGACTTCTTGCAATAAGAAGCAACGAGGAACACATGAAGCAGATAAAGGAACTGGGTGTTGAAACAATTGACATGGTAATAATAAACCTTTATCCCTTCAAACAGACAATTTTAAAAGGCAATGTAGAACTGGAAGAAGCTATAGAGAACATTGACATAGGCGGTCCTACGATGCTTAGGGCAGCTGCTAAGAACTATCAGGATGTTGCAGTTATTGTTGATCCTGCGGATTATAAAAATGTACTGAATGAAATGAACGAATCTGGAGATGTCAGCGTTAAGACCAAATTCAGACTGGCCTACAAGGTTTTTGAACATACAAGTCATTATGATACATTGATTGCAAAATATCTGAGAGACACTCTTGGAGATATAGATTTCCCTGAAACACTTTCACTAACATATGAAAAGGCTCAGGATATGCGTTACGGCGAAAACCCACATCAAAAAGCAGTATTCTATAAGGAAGTCGGAGCAAACACAGGACTTCTGCCAAGTGCAGTACAACTTCACGGTAAAGAACTTTCCTTCAATAATATAAATGATACTAACGGTGCTATAGAGCTTGTCAAGGAATTTGACGAGCCGACAGTTGTTGCTGTAAAACATACTAATCCTTGCGGCGTCGGCAGTGCAGACAATATATATGACGCTTATATGAGAGCATATGAATCTGATCCTGTATCAATATTCGGCGGAATTATTGCTGCAAACAGAGAAATTGACGCTAAGACAGCTGAAGAAATCAACAAGATATTTGTAGAAATAGTTGTTGCACCTTCTTTTACGGAAGATGCACTTGCCGTTTTGACGCAAAAGAAGAATGTCAGACTTCTTAAACTGGAGAATATCACTGACGAGATTTCACCTGATGCATATGACATGAAAAAGGTTGCAGGAGGTCTGCTGGTACAGAAGTACAACAGCCAGCTGTTTAATCAGGAAGACCTGAAATGTGTAACAGATGTACAGCCTACAAAGGAACAGATGGAAGACCTTGTTTTTGCAATGAAGGTTGTTAAGCACACCAAATCAAATGCAATTACTCTTGCAAAGGGCAAGATGACTATTGGTGTGGGCCCGGGTCAGACAAACAGAATAGTTCCCACGAAGGTATCCATTGAGTATGCAGGAGAGAGATCACAGGGAGCTGTAATGGCATCAGATGCTTACTTTCCGTTCTCAGATTGCGTTGAAGCTGCTGCTGCTGCGGGTATTAAGGCTATTATACAACCCGGCGGTTCAATAAGAGATCAGGAATCAATAGATGCATGCAATAAATACGGAATCGCAATGGTGTTTACAGGAATGAGACACTTTAAGCACTAA
- the purN gene encoding phosphoribosylglycinamide formyltransferase: MLNIGILVSGGGSNLQAIIDKVECGYIKNVRIVTVVSSRPDAYALERAKKHGIKGICISRKNFSNIEEYDEALISHFKGFEVDLVVMAGFLSILGERFTRAYKGRVINIHPALIPSFCGKGFYGIIPHQKVLEAGIKVTGATVHFVELEADAGPIILQKAVCVEDDDTPETLQRRVMEQAEWEILPEAIRLFAENKLVVEGRKVKII; this comes from the coding sequence ATGTTAAATATAGGTATACTGGTATCAGGAGGCGGTTCCAACCTTCAGGCTATTATAGACAAGGTAGAATGCGGATACATTAAAAATGTCAGGATAGTCACCGTGGTTTCCAGCAGGCCTGATGCGTATGCTCTTGAAAGGGCAAAGAAGCACGGTATCAAAGGTATATGTATATCCAGAAAGAATTTTAGCAATATCGAGGAATATGATGAAGCCCTGATAAGTCATTTCAAAGGTTTTGAGGTTGATTTAGTTGTGATGGCTGGTTTCCTTTCAATACTGGGAGAACGCTTTACAAGGGCTTATAAAGGCAGAGTGATAAACATTCATCCTGCTTTGATTCCTTCTTTTTGCGGAAAGGGTTTTTATGGAATCATACCCCATCAAAAGGTTCTTGAAGCTGGTATTAAGGTAACCGGTGCTACAGTACATTTTGTAGAGCTGGAGGCCGATGCAGGGCCTATAATACTTCAAAAAGCAGTTTGCGTTGAGGATGATGATACACCCGAGACACTGCAAAGGAGAGTAATGGAACAGGCTGAATGGGAGATACTCCCTGAGGCTATACGGCTTTTTGCAGAAAACAAACTGGTAGTTGAAGGGAGAAAAGTAAAGATAATTTAA